From a region of the Falco peregrinus isolate bFalPer1 chromosome 5, bFalPer1.pri, whole genome shotgun sequence genome:
- the CIAO3 gene encoding cytosolic iron-sulfur assembly component 3 isoform X1, with the protein MASAFSGVLQLTDLDDYIGPSQECIKPVKVEKKPGKAAAKIRIEADGSYFQIDQDGGAQKLEKAKITLNDCLACSGCITSAESVLITQQSHEELCKMLTFNKTAAPNEQKLVVVSVSPQSRASLAARCKMGVLETARKLTAFLKSLGVHYVFDTTFSRNFSLLESQREFVKRFRKQSEDKKALPMLASACPGWICYAEKTHGSFIIPYISTTKSPQQVMGSLIKGHFAEQQHLAPDQIYHVTVMPCYDKKLEASRPDFFNQEYQTRDVDCVITTGEVLKLLEQEGISLSDVDPAPLDTMFSSAAEEELTSHSGGGSGGYLEHIYKHAAKELFGIQVDTIQYKPLKNKDFQEVTLEKDGVVLLQFALAYGFRNIQNFVQKLKRGKSPYHYVEVMACPSGCLNGGGQIKLDGESNKDQLQQVERLYESLKTEIPEKNQTVNELYEQWLGGTDSEKAAKALHTEYHAVEKTSTGFNIKW; encoded by the exons aTGGCGTCTGCCTTCAGCGGGGTGCTGCAGCTGACGGACCTGGACGATTACATCGGGCCCTCCCAG gaaTGTATCAAACCtgtaaaagtggaaaaaaagcctggaaaagcagcagctaagATCAGAATTGAAGCAGATGGAAGCTATTTTCAGATTGATCAG GATGGAGGAGcacaaaaactggaaaaggctAAAATTACTCTGAACGACTGCCTAGCTTGTAGTGGCTGCATTACATCAGCAGAGAGTGTTTTAATCACTCAACAGAGCCACGAAGAGCTCTGCAAAATGCTAACTTTTAACAAG actgCAGCTCCCAATGAACAGAAATTGGTGGTGGTTTCTGTTTCACCGCAATCCAGAGCTTCACTAGCTGCAAGATGTAAAATGGGTGTTCTGGAAACAGCAAGGAAGTTGACCGCATTCTTAAAGAGTTTAG GTGTGCACTATGTTTTTGATACAACTTTCTCAAGAAACTTCAGCCTATTGGAGAGCCAACGAGAGTTTGTAAAACGCTTTCGAAAGCAATCTGAAGACAAAAAGGCTTTGCCAATGCTAGCTTCCGCCTGTCCAG GTTGGATCTGTTATGCAGAGAAAACCCATGGCAGTTTCATCATTCCTTATATCAGTACCACCAAGTCTCCACAGCAGGTCATGGGCTCCTTGATCAAGGGCCATTTTGCAGAACAGCAG CACTTAGCACCTGACCAGATATATCATGTAACAGTGATGCCCTGTTATGACAAAAAGCTAGAGGCTTCAAGGCCAGACTTTTTCAACCAAGAGTACCAAACTCGTGATGTGGACTGTGTAATCACCACAG GAGAAGTGCTAAAGTTGTTGGAACAAGAAGGAATATCTCTATCAGATGTAGATCCCGCTCCATTGGATACCAT GTTTAGTAGTGCTGCAGAAGAGGAGCTCACCAGCCACTCTGGAGGTGGTTCTGGTGGCTATTTGGAGCACATATACAAGCATGCAGCCAAGGAGCTCTTTGGGATTCAAGTGGATACAATTCAGTACAAACCTTTAAA AAACAAGGACTTCCAGGAGGTGACACTGGAGAAGGATGGAGTAGTCCTGCTCCAGTTTGCTTTGGCATATGGGTTTCGAAATATACAGAACTTTGTGCAAAAGCTGAAACGAGGGAAGTCACCCTATCACTATGTTGAAGTCATGGCCTGCCCGTCAG GCTGTTTAAATGGAGGCGGTCAGATCAAACTAGATGGTGAATCCAACAAGGACCAGCTTCAGCAAGTTGAGAGGTTGTATGAGTCTCTTAAGACTGAAATTCCCGAGAAGAACCAGACTGTAAATGAGCTATATGAGCAGTGGCTGGGTGGCACAGACTCAGAAAAGGCTGCGAAAGCTTTGCATACAGAGTACCACGCAGTGGAGAAAACAAGCACTGGATTTAACATCAAATGGTGA
- the CIAO3 gene encoding cytosolic iron-sulfur assembly component 3 isoform X2: MMLEKCSFCKKGECIKPVKVEKKPGKAAAKIRIEADGSYFQIDQDGGAQKLEKAKITLNDCLACSGCITSAESVLITQQSHEELCKMLTFNKTAAPNEQKLVVVSVSPQSRASLAARCKMGVLETARKLTAFLKSLGVHYVFDTTFSRNFSLLESQREFVKRFRKQSEDKKALPMLASACPGWICYAEKTHGSFIIPYISTTKSPQQVMGSLIKGHFAEQQHLAPDQIYHVTVMPCYDKKLEASRPDFFNQEYQTRDVDCVITTGEVLKLLEQEGISLSDVDPAPLDTMFSSAAEEELTSHSGGGSGGYLEHIYKHAAKELFGIQVDTIQYKPLKNKDFQEVTLEKDGVVLLQFALAYGFRNIQNFVQKLKRGKSPYHYVEVMACPSGCLNGGGQIKLDGESNKDQLQQVERLYESLKTEIPEKNQTVNELYEQWLGGTDSEKAAKALHTEYHAVEKTSTGFNIKW, encoded by the exons ATGATGCTGGAAAAGTGTTCCTTCTGTAAAAAAGGG gaaTGTATCAAACCtgtaaaagtggaaaaaaagcctggaaaagcagcagctaagATCAGAATTGAAGCAGATGGAAGCTATTTTCAGATTGATCAG GATGGAGGAGcacaaaaactggaaaaggctAAAATTACTCTGAACGACTGCCTAGCTTGTAGTGGCTGCATTACATCAGCAGAGAGTGTTTTAATCACTCAACAGAGCCACGAAGAGCTCTGCAAAATGCTAACTTTTAACAAG actgCAGCTCCCAATGAACAGAAATTGGTGGTGGTTTCTGTTTCACCGCAATCCAGAGCTTCACTAGCTGCAAGATGTAAAATGGGTGTTCTGGAAACAGCAAGGAAGTTGACCGCATTCTTAAAGAGTTTAG GTGTGCACTATGTTTTTGATACAACTTTCTCAAGAAACTTCAGCCTATTGGAGAGCCAACGAGAGTTTGTAAAACGCTTTCGAAAGCAATCTGAAGACAAAAAGGCTTTGCCAATGCTAGCTTCCGCCTGTCCAG GTTGGATCTGTTATGCAGAGAAAACCCATGGCAGTTTCATCATTCCTTATATCAGTACCACCAAGTCTCCACAGCAGGTCATGGGCTCCTTGATCAAGGGCCATTTTGCAGAACAGCAG CACTTAGCACCTGACCAGATATATCATGTAACAGTGATGCCCTGTTATGACAAAAAGCTAGAGGCTTCAAGGCCAGACTTTTTCAACCAAGAGTACCAAACTCGTGATGTGGACTGTGTAATCACCACAG GAGAAGTGCTAAAGTTGTTGGAACAAGAAGGAATATCTCTATCAGATGTAGATCCCGCTCCATTGGATACCAT GTTTAGTAGTGCTGCAGAAGAGGAGCTCACCAGCCACTCTGGAGGTGGTTCTGGTGGCTATTTGGAGCACATATACAAGCATGCAGCCAAGGAGCTCTTTGGGATTCAAGTGGATACAATTCAGTACAAACCTTTAAA AAACAAGGACTTCCAGGAGGTGACACTGGAGAAGGATGGAGTAGTCCTGCTCCAGTTTGCTTTGGCATATGGGTTTCGAAATATACAGAACTTTGTGCAAAAGCTGAAACGAGGGAAGTCACCCTATCACTATGTTGAAGTCATGGCCTGCCCGTCAG GCTGTTTAAATGGAGGCGGTCAGATCAAACTAGATGGTGAATCCAACAAGGACCAGCTTCAGCAAGTTGAGAGGTTGTATGAGTCTCTTAAGACTGAAATTCCCGAGAAGAACCAGACTGTAAATGAGCTATATGAGCAGTGGCTGGGTGGCACAGACTCAGAAAAGGCTGCGAAAGCTTTGCATACAGAGTACCACGCAGTGGAGAAAACAAGCACTGGATTTAACATCAAATGGTGA
- the LOC129782552 gene encoding hydroxyacylglutathione hydrolase-like protein isoform X2, producing MSPPLSRSLHSALGLLQLLEIIRKEDVVLRAILTTHHHWDHARGNEELARLCPGLRVYGADERIGALTHKVTHNQELTFGAIRVRCLFTPCHTSGHMCYFMWEDGSPDAPALFSGDTLFVGGCGQFFEGTAEQMYTNLTQILGALPKETKVFCGHECTVRNLKFALKVEPENEIVKKKLAWAKQRDDEDLPTVPSTLQEEFLYNPFLRVTEEPLQKFTGKTDPVEVLRTLRTEKDNFKKPKERPHPQAMLAFDWGLFSPFLEKK from the exons ATGTCACCTCCTCTCTCGCGCTCACTTCATTCTGCTCTGGGtctccttcagctgctggaaatcaTCAGGAAAGAGGACGTGGTGCTCAGGGCGATCCTCACTACCCACCACCACTG GGACCATGCAAGGGGCAATGAGGAGCTGGCGAGGCTCTGCCCCGGCCTGCGCGTGTACGGGGCCGACGAGCGGATCGGGGCCCTGACGCACAAGGTGACCCACAACCAGGAGCTGACG TTCGGGGCCATCCGGGTGAGGTGCCTCTTCACCCCCTGCCACACCTCGGGCCACATGTGCTACTTCATGTGGGAGGACGGCTCCCCGGACGCGCCGGCTCTCTTCTCAG GTGACACACTGTTTGTGGGAGGCTGCGGGCAGTTCTTCGAGGGGACAGCGGAGCAGATGTACACCAACCTCACCCAGATCCTGGGGGCTTTGCCGAAGGAGACG AAGGTGTTCTGCGGCCACGAATGCACCGTCCGAAACCTCAAGTTTGCCTTGAAGGTGGAACCGGAGAATGAAATAGTGAAGAAGAAACTTGCGTGGGCCAAA CAGCGGGATGATGAGGATTTGCCCACAGTGCCCTCGACGCTGCAAGAGGAGTTCCTCTACAACCCCTTCCTGCGGGTCAC GGAGGAGCCCTTGCAGAAGTTCACAGGCAAGACGGACCCGGTGGAGGTGCTGAGGACCCTCCGCACCGAGAAGGATAACTTCAAGAAGCCCAAGGAGCGGCCCCATCCCCAGGCCATGCTCGCGTTCGACTGGGGACTTTTCAGCCCCTTCCTGGAGAAGAAGTGA
- the LOC129782552 gene encoding hydroxyacylglutathione hydrolase-like protein isoform X3, which translates to MKVKVISVLEDNYMYLVIEERTRDAVAVDAAVPRRLLEIIRKEDVVLRAILTTHHHWDHARGNEELARLCPGLRVYGADERIGALTHKVTHNQELTFGAIRVRCLFTPCHTSGHMCYFMWEDGSPDAPALFSGDTLFVGGCGQFFEGTAEQMYTNLTQILGALPKETKVFCGHECTVRNLKFALKVEPENEIVKKKLAWAKQRDDEDLPTVPSTLQEEFLYNPFLRVTEEPLQKFTGKTDPVEVLRTLRTEKDNFKKPKERPHPQAMLAFDWGLFSPFLEKK; encoded by the exons ATGAAGGTGAAGGTGATCTCGGTGCTGGAGGACAACTACATGTACCTGGTGATCGAGGAGCGCACGCGGGACGCCGTGGCCGTGGACGCCGCGGTCCCCCGGAGG ctgctggaaatcaTCAGGAAAGAGGACGTGGTGCTCAGGGCGATCCTCACTACCCACCACCACTG GGACCATGCAAGGGGCAATGAGGAGCTGGCGAGGCTCTGCCCCGGCCTGCGCGTGTACGGGGCCGACGAGCGGATCGGGGCCCTGACGCACAAGGTGACCCACAACCAGGAGCTGACG TTCGGGGCCATCCGGGTGAGGTGCCTCTTCACCCCCTGCCACACCTCGGGCCACATGTGCTACTTCATGTGGGAGGACGGCTCCCCGGACGCGCCGGCTCTCTTCTCAG GTGACACACTGTTTGTGGGAGGCTGCGGGCAGTTCTTCGAGGGGACAGCGGAGCAGATGTACACCAACCTCACCCAGATCCTGGGGGCTTTGCCGAAGGAGACG AAGGTGTTCTGCGGCCACGAATGCACCGTCCGAAACCTCAAGTTTGCCTTGAAGGTGGAACCGGAGAATGAAATAGTGAAGAAGAAACTTGCGTGGGCCAAA CAGCGGGATGATGAGGATTTGCCCACAGTGCCCTCGACGCTGCAAGAGGAGTTCCTCTACAACCCCTTCCTGCGGGTCAC GGAGGAGCCCTTGCAGAAGTTCACAGGCAAGACGGACCCGGTGGAGGTGCTGAGGACCCTCCGCACCGAGAAGGATAACTTCAAGAAGCCCAAGGAGCGGCCCCATCCCCAGGCCATGCTCGCGTTCGACTGGGGACTTTTCAGCCCCTTCCTGGAGAAGAAGTGA
- the LOC129782552 gene encoding hydroxyacylglutathione hydrolase-like protein isoform X1 — MKVKVISVLEDNYMYLVIEERTRDAVAVDAAVPRRLLEIIRKEDVVLRAILTTHHHWDHARGNEELARLCPGLRVYGADERIGALTHKVTHNQELTFGAIRVRCLFTPCHTSGHMCYFMWEDGSPDAPALFSGDTLFVGGCGQFFEGTAEQMYTNLTQILGALPKETKVFCGHECTVRNLKFALKVEPENEIVKKKLAWAKRDDEDLPTVPSTLQEEFLYNPFLRVTEEPLQKFTGKTDPVEVLRTLRTEKDNFKKPKERPHPQAMLAFDWGLFSPFLEKK, encoded by the exons ATGAAGGTGAAGGTGATCTCGGTGCTGGAGGACAACTACATGTACCTGGTGATCGAGGAGCGCACGCGGGACGCCGTGGCCGTGGACGCCGCGGTCCCCCGGAGG ctgctggaaatcaTCAGGAAAGAGGACGTGGTGCTCAGGGCGATCCTCACTACCCACCACCACTG GGACCATGCAAGGGGCAATGAGGAGCTGGCGAGGCTCTGCCCCGGCCTGCGCGTGTACGGGGCCGACGAGCGGATCGGGGCCCTGACGCACAAGGTGACCCACAACCAGGAGCTGACG TTCGGGGCCATCCGGGTGAGGTGCCTCTTCACCCCCTGCCACACCTCGGGCCACATGTGCTACTTCATGTGGGAGGACGGCTCCCCGGACGCGCCGGCTCTCTTCTCAG GTGACACACTGTTTGTGGGAGGCTGCGGGCAGTTCTTCGAGGGGACAGCGGAGCAGATGTACACCAACCTCACCCAGATCCTGGGGGCTTTGCCGAAGGAGACG AAGGTGTTCTGCGGCCACGAATGCACCGTCCGAAACCTCAAGTTTGCCTTGAAGGTGGAACCGGAGAATGAAATAGTGAAGAAGAAACTTGCGTGGGCCAAA CGGGATGATGAGGATTTGCCCACAGTGCCCTCGACGCTGCAAGAGGAGTTCCTCTACAACCCCTTCCTGCGGGTCAC GGAGGAGCCCTTGCAGAAGTTCACAGGCAAGACGGACCCGGTGGAGGTGCTGAGGACCCTCCGCACCGAGAAGGATAACTTCAAGAAGCCCAAGGAGCGGCCCCATCCCCAGGCCATGCTCGCGTTCGACTGGGGACTTTTCAGCCCCTTCCTGGAGAAGAAGTGA